ctattgtcatttttttttcttaataacgTAATTTAGGTAAAATCGCTTGCGCGAATGTGCTGAGTGACTTGTACGCAATGGGAGTGACCGAGTGTGATAACATGCTGATGCTGCTCGGAGTGAGCACGAAGATGACGGAGAAAGAACGGGACGTCGTGGTACCTTTAATCATGAGAGGGTTCAAAGACTCGGCTTTAGAGGCTGGTACTTCAGTCACTGGTGGGCAGACTGTTGTCAATCCCTGGTGTACTATCGGCGGGGTTGCTTCTACTGTTTGTCAGCCTAATGAATACATCgtgtatgtatttttttttttattaattagtaattaatccTGTAAATACAGTAGGATACTTCATGTCAGTTGAGTATTCTAAAGAAAATCAGGTAAATTGAAGTGGATCtttcttatcaattaattattcttctGAATAATTTCAAAAGATCGATTCCTACAATTTATTTCtagtaattaatcatttattaattttgaataaatggttttattaattcatatatataattttttttaataggccAGATAATGCAGTTGTTGGAGATGTCCTTGTATTGACGAAACCTCTAGGTACCCAAGTAGCAGTAAATGCTCATCAATGGTTGGATCAACCAGATCGTTGGAACAGAATAAAATTAGTTGTTAGTGAAGACGATGTACGGAAAGCTTATCAACGAGCAATGGACAGCATGGCTAGATTAAATAGAAtaggtatttatttttatctatatatgATTCTAAAGATAGcaggcaattaaaaatttttagattttttttttctaacaaatcaattgaggtaaaagacctagtacccgatcagggaactagtactcaaTCACTCCTTGTatttgtgtatatatttagtaaatatatatataaaaatacatgagtgTCCAgctactagttccctgatctggtactgggtctcttactttataaaaaaaaaatgcatatatagaaaattaaaaaagccacaggtgcaattatttaaattgtttattttttttttaatttatcgtttctaaaaaaatccaaaaattattagacgccgGCTAACTCGAGTatcgttttatttatatgatcctgaagttagcagacaattaaaaatttttgtttttcaacaaatcaattgcaaaaaaaataaaataaaaatatgcacatgtagaaaattaaaaaagttacaggtggaattttttaaatattttgtttttttttaattcaaaaattattagacgtcggctaacttcagtatcatctgcttcattcacactcattttatttgtctataaataaaattttatttactgattgttaattttttagctGCGCGTTTGATGCACAAGTATAACGCCCACGGTGCCACGGATGTAACGGGTTTCGGTTTGCTAGGACACGCACAAAATTTAGCCAAGCATCAGAAAAATGAAGTGTCCTTCGTAATTCACAATTTACCCGTGATCGCTAAAATGGCAGCGGTTGCTAAAGCTTGCGGCAACATGTTCCAACTGTTGCAAGGACACTCTGCAGAGACCAGCGGCGGACTTCTGATCTGCTTACCGCGAGAACAGGCAGCCGCTTACTGTAAAGACATTGAAAAGCAGGAGGGTTATCAAGCCTGGATTATCGGTATCGTCGAGAAAGGAAATCGCTCTGCGAGAATAATCGACAAACCTCGAGTTATTGAGGTACCAGCAAAAGAAAAAGACGGAGAGCTTTGGTAGACGTTTGCTAGGAGTGCCATCATCATTATCACTGTCATCATCATTcttatcatttaataaatatagagCTTTGTGTtatcacttattaattaatgtgttGTCAcataattaagtttaaaacTGCTTATTTTTCGTCTGCTTTAAatgttgattttatttactataatttttttatataaatttacttctGTCCGTTTTTCGTATCATTGAAAACATGAAATTAttcatgatattttttgtaatcaatgaagtttttttttttttttttactaatttttaatttaaaataatttaacacaaGCGAATGAGCAATTTACAATtaggataaattttttaattaactgattaaataatttttttttttttataaataagaacatcaattatgaatatatataaatattttaatgaatagttataatttgaaaatctaaacaaaactgtaaatttttttcgactaaaaaaatttataaaatatcaatcacatgattgtaattttattgaaaataaatataaatagccctaattaattaaaatgtattaaCTTTTCatactaaataaaaaagtgctactttgtcaataaaaaaaatacacgataactttttttaaatgttttacatctagactaattatttattaagttcCACTCCAAGTTCTAATCTCCTTTgattagaagttccacatgttGAACTTTTTtaggataaattttttttacacgaatAACTACATAtgggataaattttttgaattgacaATGAAATCGAAAGATTgattttctcaattaaataaattgaaataataataataatttaataatttaactcaataattacagtcgtttattttttaattaaaatcagtcttttattatttctacaaaaaatgtaaataatttatattatatattttatcttatCTATCATCAcagtttgattttttgttttttaattaacaccATATTgccattataattatttaatacttttcgtttcattttattcaatttaaaagtttctgatttttataacagaaaatataaataatttactatatCTTTTTCGCTGCTGTACTAGATatatatcttatttttttggtttaaattatatattttacatttattatttaaaacgattttttttctcttaattaagaatatgaaaaaattcgaatgtatttttatctttcgcttgataatttttttaatttttaaaaaat
The Microplitis mediator isolate UGA2020A chromosome 6, iyMicMedi2.1, whole genome shotgun sequence genome window above contains:
- the LOC130669340 gene encoding inactive selenide, water dikinase-like protein, with the protein product MADIQVTTVSQDALSVGQLELGGNPNALSLRRPFDPVTHDLDATFRLTRFADLKGUGCKVPQEVLGKLLEGLQSDDSSVQDHEHAHFMHMAIPRIGIGMDSSVTPLRHGGLSLVQTTDFFYPLVDDPYMMGKIACANVLSDLYAMGVTECDNMLMLLGVSTKMTEKERDVVVPLIMRGFKDSALEAGTSVTGGQTVVNPWCTIGGVASTVCQPNEYIVPDNAVVGDVLVLTKPLGTQVAVNAHQWLDQPDRWNRIKLVVSEDDVRKAYQRAMDSMARLNRIAARLMHKYNAHGATDVTGFGLLGHAQNLAKHQKNEVSFVIHNLPVIAKMAAVAKACGNMFQLLQGHSAETSGGLLICLPREQAAAYCKDIEKQEGYQAWIIGIVEKGNRSARIIDKPRVIEVPAKEKDGELW